One stretch of Coleofasciculaceae cyanobacterium DNA includes these proteins:
- a CDS encoding FAD-dependent oxidoreductase gives MNQGSDRLPLAFADILAEKIPLGDRVTDIEQTSQGVRVLSQSGREDWGDCVLCTVPLPVLERIIFNPLSASKQTALDEGYNYRPATRMFVEFPERFWSKENLNGWGIFRDRCEELWQPT, from the coding sequence ATTAACCAAGGTTCAGATCGTTTACCCTTAGCTTTTGCCGATATTTTAGCTGAAAAAATTCCTCTTGGCGATCGCGTTACTGACATCGAACAGACATCTCAAGGAGTTCGAGTATTGTCTCAATCTGGACGAGAAGATTGGGGTGATTGCGTACTCTGCACCGTACCTTTGCCAGTCTTGGAGCGCATTATTTTCAATCCTCTATCCGCTTCCAAACAAACTGCTCTTGATGAAGGTTACAACTATCGTCCCGCTACCAGAATGTTTGTAGAATTTCCCGAACGTTTCTGGTCGAAAGAAAATTTGAATGGTTGGGGAATTTTTCGCGATCGCTGTGAAGAACTTTGGCAACCAACGTGA
- a CDS encoding DUF3596 domain-containing protein has translation MQSKTPRKTSKGSVVIINSNNRLQLRFQFAGKRRYFSLRLSDTPNNRKFAELKAAEIEQNIFQEII, from the coding sequence ATGCAATCTAAAACTCCTAGAAAAACATCGAAGGGTTCTGTAGTAATAATTAATTCTAACAATCGATTGCAGTTGCGCTTCCAATTTGCTGGTAAGCGTCGTTATTTTTCTTTAAGGTTATCTGATACTCCGAACAATCGCAAATTTGCCGAGCTGAAGGCAGCAGAGATCGAACAAAATATTTTCCAGGAAATAATTTGA
- a CDS encoding DUF499 domain-containing protein, with protein MLPSIFETCIPREEILAGELSVDLFAAKLRSVVEGKAPQIYQNSESFFANTFATDGIKTLISEVFSRLTGKSSGSPVIRLETSFGGGKTHDEIALWHICKEGNRIQGLERFVEPNLIPDRTVQVAAVDGRDLDPENGIHHPNGIITTTLWGEIAYQVGGVEGYRLLQGSDRSGISPGTDVLERLLNGEPTVIILDEIARYLRAAKAKQIGRSDLAEQVVAFLFSLMDLAGACNNLVFVYSLASASDTFADETMELQELIRASARQERVLSPSTDVEVYNIVKQRLFKSVDSQAASQAASEYLSVYRSTRVNLPDGCKDASYSQAIAQSYPFHPELFNLLTKKIASIPEFQRTRGALRLLAQVVQHLWQNQIEDTPIIHPHHIPVGKEKQITDDLTSRLQRSLMRSPIGADIYNPSGKQAYAQIHDRQWQDAGKPPFSSWVARTIFLNSLTQGTSSGIRRTELNLSLLTPGLEASFIDQALDKLAQVAWYLDNDPITTLARFKEEPSINKIVTEEKEQVGRTEAKDYLRSRRDSIFAKKIFTPVFAPESPGDVDDIPDEIALCLIDFNEATVKSSTDSPPDLVQQIFDNTGESGKFRVFRNRLLFLVANHQELDKAIDNAREYQAIRNILGSQTRLEDLSETQQKQLREREGAKDLEVRISLTNAYRHLFYPAKDDVKAPNGLMHYTLPPQDSSTVKGKNNQQDVILKALKDCEKIRAEDKASQPFAPAYILQKVWSKGLDHWSTKALRDAFAKDLSLNILLPGELTTLRETIRNGLQDGQWDLKIGDKVYIKTDGTLTFPDTIEFSDRFILYRRGILQPPEPRVIELNAQVMSNSETEKPVRIRWKAKGALKISLHQDGTLITQRGLQAAEPASADSPSEFRPSDEYETKIRANTIFRLVADYGNGETAEQETKAIVAQSGRVKATGGNYDPGNDHEITGSIFEHRSPLIELDGTVNKVFNDLADLIGDRKIKEIKSLEISVDQVIDYRKLGTTIPLLSRFPVTIEQTSMLQTVDDQFVKLEYQGQVKGFQSFFGTINGLLNNPATQANVNLKLIIDFGDQPIASEGSELNTIQQALNRNPVERISFSAEVKY; from the coding sequence ATGCTGCCTTCAATTTTTGAAACCTGTATTCCTAGAGAAGAAATACTAGCAGGAGAACTTTCTGTCGATCTGTTCGCTGCCAAACTACGATCTGTAGTAGAAGGAAAAGCCCCTCAGATATATCAGAATAGTGAAAGTTTCTTTGCCAATACCTTTGCTACAGATGGGATTAAAACCCTTATAAGTGAAGTATTTAGCAGGTTAACAGGCAAGTCATCAGGTTCACCTGTGATCAGGCTAGAAACTAGTTTTGGTGGTGGTAAAACCCATGATGAGATAGCTTTATGGCATATCTGTAAAGAAGGGAACAGAATTCAAGGTTTAGAAAGATTTGTTGAACCGAATTTAATTCCCGATCGCACTGTACAAGTTGCCGCAGTTGATGGTAGAGATTTAGACCCCGAAAATGGTATTCATCATCCTAACGGCATCATCACTACGACTCTTTGGGGAGAAATTGCTTATCAAGTTGGTGGAGTAGAAGGGTATCGATTATTACAGGGAAGCGATCGCTCTGGTATCAGTCCTGGTACGGATGTTTTAGAAAGATTATTAAATGGTGAACCGACGGTAATTATCTTAGATGAGATTGCCCGTTATTTACGTGCAGCGAAGGCAAAACAGATTGGCAGAAGCGATCTTGCGGAACAGGTTGTAGCATTTCTATTTTCCTTGATGGATTTAGCAGGAGCTTGTAATAACTTAGTTTTTGTCTATTCCTTGGCTTCAGCTTCCGATACCTTTGCAGACGAGACAATGGAGTTGCAAGAGTTGATTCGTGCTTCTGCCAGACAGGAAAGAGTATTGAGTCCTTCTACTGATGTTGAGGTCTACAATATTGTCAAACAAAGGTTGTTTAAGAGTGTAGATAGTCAGGCTGCATCACAAGCTGCATCTGAATATTTGAGTGTTTATCGTAGTACTCGCGTTAATCTTCCCGATGGTTGCAAAGACGCTAGTTACTCTCAAGCGATCGCTCAAAGCTATCCGTTTCATCCTGAATTATTTAATCTTTTAACTAAAAAAATTGCTTCCATACCAGAGTTTCAGAGAACTAGGGGGGCATTACGGTTATTAGCCCAAGTCGTCCAGCATCTTTGGCAAAATCAAATAGAAGATACGCCAATTATTCATCCCCACCATATTCCTGTGGGCAAAGAAAAGCAAATTACCGACGATTTAACTTCTCGTTTACAACGCTCATTAATGCGATCGCCGATTGGGGCTGATATATATAATCCTAGTGGGAAACAGGCTTATGCTCAAATCCATGACCGTCAATGGCAAGACGCAGGTAAGCCACCGTTTTCTAGTTGGGTGGCACGGACAATATTTTTAAATTCCTTGACTCAAGGTACTTCATCAGGGATTCGTCGTACAGAGTTGAACTTATCTCTTTTAACCCCTGGATTAGAAGCAAGTTTCATCGACCAAGCACTAGATAAATTAGCTCAAGTAGCTTGGTATTTAGATAATGACCCGATTACAACTCTTGCTAGGTTTAAAGAAGAGCCTTCAATCAACAAAATTGTTACCGAAGAAAAAGAACAGGTAGGACGTACTGAAGCGAAGGATTACTTAAGAAGTCGTCGTGATAGTATTTTTGCCAAGAAAATTTTTACTCCCGTATTTGCTCCTGAAAGTCCTGGAGATGTAGATGATATTCCCGATGAGATTGCTTTGTGTTTAATTGACTTTAATGAGGCAACGGTTAAATCGTCTACCGATAGTCCCCCAGATTTAGTGCAGCAGATTTTTGATAATACGGGCGAATCAGGAAAGTTTCGGGTGTTTCGCAATCGTCTCTTGTTTTTGGTCGCTAATCATCAAGAACTTGATAAAGCCATCGATAATGCTAGAGAATATCAAGCAATCCGAAATATCTTGGGGAGTCAGACCAGATTAGAAGATTTATCAGAAACTCAGCAGAAACAGCTTAGGGAAAGAGAAGGCGCAAAAGACTTAGAGGTAAGAATTTCTCTCACAAATGCCTATCGTCATCTATTTTATCCAGCCAAAGATGATGTCAAGGCTCCCAATGGTTTGATGCACTATACTTTACCTCCTCAAGACTCCAGCACCGTTAAAGGTAAAAATAATCAGCAGGATGTCATCCTTAAGGCGCTTAAGGACTGCGAAAAAATTAGAGCGGAAGATAAAGCAAGTCAACCATTTGCACCAGCTTATATTTTGCAAAAGGTATGGTCAAAGGGATTGGATCATTGGTCAACTAAAGCTTTAAGAGATGCGTTTGCCAAGGATTTAAGTCTCAATATTTTACTCCCAGGGGAATTAACCACTCTACGGGAAACTATTCGCAATGGCTTACAAGATGGTCAGTGGGATCTAAAAATTGGAGACAAAGTTTATATCAAAACTGATGGCACATTAACGTTTCCTGACACCATTGAATTTAGCGATCGCTTTATCTTATATCGTCGGGGAATTCTGCAACCACCTGAACCGAGAGTTATTGAATTAAATGCTCAGGTGATGTCTAATTCAGAGACAGAAAAACCTGTTAGGATTCGCTGGAAAGCTAAGGGAGCATTAAAGATTAGTCTCCATCAGGATGGTACTTTAATAACCCAACGGGGCTTACAAGCTGCCGAACCTGCGTCGGCAGACAGCCCCTCAGAATTTCGTCCTTCTGATGAATATGAAACCAAGATTAGGGCAAACACTATTTTTCGCCTAGTTGCTGACTACGGAAACGGAGAAACCGCAGAGCAAGAAACTAAGGCTATTGTTGCCCAATCTGGCAGGGTTAAAGCTACTGGAGGAAATTATGATCCTGGCAATGACCATGAAATCACTGGCAGCATCTTTGAACATCGATCGCCCCTGATCGAATTAGATGGCACTGTTAATAAAGTTTTCAATGATTTAGCCGATCTGATAGGCGATCGCAAAATCAAAGAGATCAAATCTCTGGAAATCTCAGTAGACCAAGTGATTGACTATCGTAAGCTAGGAACGACGATTCCTTTATTGAGTCGTTTTCCCGTAACTATCGAACAAACCTCGATGCTGCAAACAGTTGACGATCAGTTTGTGAAATTGGAATATCAGGGACAAGTAAAAGGATTTCAAAGCTTCTTTGGCACAATTAATGGATTACTCAACAATCCAGCAACTCAAGCCAATGTAAACCTCAAATTAATTATCGATTTTGGCGATCAACCTATTGCCTCAGAGGGTTCAGAACTCAATACTATCCAGCAAGCTCTTAATCGGAATCCTGTAGAGAGAATCAGTTTTAGTGCGGAGGTTAAATACTAA